ATGCGCCCTGTTGGGGTCTGCAGTGCACCGGTCACCACAACGGGTTGACGGGATCCGATCAAGCTCCGGCCCTCCTCAACCACCACCATCGTTCCGTCTTCGAGGTAGCCCACTCCCTGACTCTCCTCTTTGCCTTCGCGCACGATTTTGAGCAACAGCTCATCGCCGGGCTGCACCTCAGGGCGTAGGGCGATCACCAATTCGCTCAGATTCATCACCTTGATCTCCTTCACTTCGGCGACCTGGGCCAGGTTGAAGTCGGCGGTCACAAGCGTGCCGCCCGTGTCGCCTGCGAGCAGGAGAAGGCGATCGTCGGTGCCCGTGCCTTCATAACGCGTGCTGTTGATCACCAGTCGACGGCCGTAGGTGTCGCGTAGATCGCGCAGAAGTTTCAGGCCACGACGTCCCTTGGCTCGCTTCTCCAAGTTGGTGGAGTCGGCCAATTGCTGCATCTCGTCGATCACCGTTTGAGCAACGATGGCCTGACCTTCCAGCAAACCGCAGGCCAACATGCCGCGGATTCGCCCATCAATGATCACGCTCGTATCGAGGATCTTCGGGGTGGCAGGGGTGAGCACACCGTCTGCGACCAGCAGCGCTTCCGTGCTGGTGGGGTTGAACAGGCGCAGAAGCGTGCGTCCGTGCACCTCGGCGAGGTTGTATCCCAGAACGCCAAAAAACACATTGCTGAGCACCGCAGCCAGCGGTTTGACCAGCGTTACGCCACCGGCGAGTGGGAGCAGCAGGATCGGCGCTAGCAACAGGTTGGCGACCAGCAAACCAAGAATCAGTCCCACCGATCGACTGATCAACAAATCGGTGGGCATCGTGCGCACCTGCTGCATCAGTTGCAGCCGCAGCCGCTTAAAAACAAGGCCTGCTACGAGGCCTATGGCCGTGCCAAGGCCGGTGAGCCCGAGGCGCACCCGTTGGACATCGGTGACATCGTCCAGCATCTCTTGTGGAAGGAGATGAACTCCCATCCAGCCGGTGGCTCCACCGGAGATCAGAAATAGGACCAGGATGAGAACTTCAACCATGGCAATCGGTCGTGGCCGTTCACTCCGTATGAAGGCAGCATGCATCATCTTCCGTCGCTCTGCCTGCGCAGATGACCGCATCTGCACCTCGCAGCGCCTATTTACATATTCCTTTTTGCCATCGGCGTTGTTTTTATTGCGACTTCGCGGTGGTGCCCCTCGGGGATCGGGCTGATGCGGATGGAGGGTCTGGTAGCGGTTCGATCGAGACCTACCTGGCGCAGCTCAGAGCAGAGATCCACCTCTCTCCCCCAGCGCCTCCACTGGCCACCGTGTATGTCGGCGGTGGTACGCCATCCCTGTTGAGGCCCGATCAACTTGCAGCGTTGCTGCAGCAGCTCAGAGGCCGCTTCGGCTTCCAGGACGGTGCTGAAATCACCCTTGAGATGGATCCAGCCACGTTTGAGCGCAGGGATCTGCACGCCCTGGTTGATGCTGGCGTGACCCGCGTGAGTTTGGGAGGGCAAAGTTTTGACGATGTCAGGCTCGCGGCCCTGGGGCGCCGACATCGCCGAAAGGATCTGCTTGAGGCCTGCCATTGGCTCCAAGAGTGTTTGCAGGCTGGTGGACTGCAGAGCTGGAGCTTGGATCTGATCCGAAACCTTCCAGACCAAGGGGATCAGGAATGGGAGGGGCAGCTGGAGCAGGCCGTTGTTCTGCAGGCCCCCCACCTATCGATCTACGACCTCAGCTTGGAGCCAGGCACGGTGTTTGCTTGGCGCGAGAAGCGAGGCGAGCTGGCGATCCCTGAGGAAGATGCTGCCGCCGACCGGATCGCCTTCACCACCCGTAGGTTGCGCCGCGCCGGTTACTGCCGCTATGAAATCTCAAATTTCGCTAGGCCAGGGCATGCCTCCAGGCATAACCGCGTGTACTGGAGTGGTGCGGGATGGTGGGCCTTTGGACTAGGCGCAACCAGTGCTCCCTGGGGGGAGCGGATGGCCCGTCCTCGAACCCGAGAGGCCTATGCCTCCTGGCTGAAAGAGCAGGGTCAAAAACTGGATTCGAGTTTGATTCGAGGGTCAGCCGAGAGCTTGCCACTGGACGATCGGCTGCTGGTGGGGCTGCGTTGCCACGAAGGCGTCAACCTGTGGGAGCTTGCGGGACGCTGCGGCTGGAACGAACGTCGCTGCAGCCGTGATTTGCCTGCCCTAGAAGCACGCTGGCAACCCTTCTTAGCCAGCGGCATGATGGAACGTTATGGCCGCCGTTGGCGCCTCAGCGATCCCGAGGGAATGGCCGTTAGCAATCAGGTGCTTGTGGAGGTGGTGGAGTGGTGGGAGTTGCTCCCTGATCCCGTTGCTCCGTCAGCCAGCTTTTGAGAGCACTGATGCTGAGTTCACGGCCTTGCATCCGGGCTGGGCTGAACGGTGGTTGGCTTGGCGTCAGTCCCAGCAGGTCCGCGGTCACGCTGACTTGTCCGTCGCAATCGGATCCGGCGCCGATGCCGATCACCGGGATCGACAAGTTGCGTCGCAACCGACCGGCGAGTTCGGAGGGGACATGCTCTACCACCAGTGAAAAACAACCGGCGTCCTCTAGAGCTTGTGCTTGGCGGTGCAGTTTGTCCTGGCTGCGCGGATCGATGGCTTGACGCCGGTAGCCGAGTCGATGCACCGCCTGAGGCGTGAGTCCGAGATGGCCCATGACGGGGATGCCCATGCGCACGAGGCGATCGACAACGGCAACCACCTCTGGTTCGCCGCCTTCAAGCTTGACGGCGGCGGCATCCGACTCTTTGAGGATGGTGCCTGCAGCGGCGACGGCGCGATCGAGGCCGCACTGATAACTCAGAAATGGCAGATCGCACACCACGAGCGGGCGCTCGGCAAGAGGTTTGCTCAGACCGCGGCATACGGCCTGGCTGTGATGCAGCATCTGTTCCAGTGTGACTGGAAGGGTGGTGGCATGGCCTAGAACCACCATCGCAAGCGAATCACCCACCAAGACCACGTCGGCGCCGGCTTCTTCCACCAGGGCAGCACTGAGGCCATCCCAGGCGGTGAGCATCGTGATCGCTCTCCCTGATTGCTTGAAGCGAATCAATTCAGCTGGTCGCATCCGCCCTTCCTCCGTGAAGGAGGTTCATTGCTAACATGACATCGATTCGGATCCATGCGGTCCAGACGCCCAAACCTGGTCAGAACCGGAAGGGAGCAGCCACACGGGATGCTCTGGGCAGGCGTGGACTCCGGGTCACCAACTTCTAGCTGTCACTCTGGCGTTGTTGGCGCTGCCTGAGGAAATCGGGGATCCGTGCACCGCTTTCAGGGGCGACGTTGGTCGGTGTACTGGGCTCGAAGGCTGAAACAGCGGGGCGAAGCGTGCTGCGCTCTGAGCGGTAAGGGTTGCCGTCTTCAAAGCCTGTGGCAATCACGGTTACGTGGATCTCTCCCTCGAGGCGTTCATCCACCACAGCACCAACAATGATGTTGGCTTCTGGATCCACGACGTCGTAAATCACCTCAGATGCGGTGGTCATGTCCTCCAGGGTCATGTCCCGGCCACCGCTGATGTTGATCACGCAGCCATTGGCACCATCGATGCGCGCGGCCTCGAGCAAGGGGCTATTAATCGCGGTTTGTGCCGCTTCAACTGCCCGTGATCGGCCTGAGCCCACACCGATCCCGAGTAGGGCGGTGCCGGCTTCGGTCATGACGGAGCGAACGTCAGCGAAGTCAACATTGACAAGGCCAGGGAGGGTAATGATGTCGCTGATTCCCTTCACTCCCATGCGCAGAACGTCATCGGCGCTGCGGAACGCTTCCTGAAGAGGTGCTCCAGCGATGGCATCGCGAAGCCGATCGTTGGGAATCACGATCAAGGTGTCCACGTGTTGTGCCAGGCGGGCGATGCCTTCATCGGCCTGACGCATCCTGCGGCGACCTTCGAAACTGAAGGGTTTCGTGACGATGCCAACGGTGAGAGCACCGCTTTCTTTGGCAACTTCTGCAACCACCGGAGCCGCCCCAGTTCCGGTGCCTCCACCCATCCCTGCAGCGATGAAGACCAGATCTGCACCCTGAAGGGCCTGTTGCAGATCAGCGCGTGACTCTTCCGCCGCTTTTTGGCCAATGCTTGGATTTCCTCCCGCTCCAAGACCGCGGGTAAGGGCTTGGCCCAGCTGGACCCGGTTGTCAGCAGCCGATTGAATCAGCGCTTGTGCATCGGTGTTTAAGACCCGGTAAGCAACCCCTTCGAGATCGCTCAAAATCATGCGATTAACAGCGTTGCTGCCACCCCCTCCAACACCGATCACTTCGATGCGGGCTGATTGGCTAGGCGAGATGCCCTCTGGATTCATGGCTGAGGACATCTCACTGCTCACAATCTCCATTATCCGAGCTTGAACCGCTGCAGTCGATTGCATTATGGGGCTGTGTATCGCTTTTGCCGACAAAAGAGATACAGGAACTTGATTGTCACCATCGTTTTTGGCCCGATCAGGTCAACGATTGCAGACTTTTTACGGAGCTGCTTTTTTGGGCTTGGGCCGTAACTTCAGTTCAGGTTGGCTTGGGTCACTGAGATCCAGCCCTTCGCTTGAAACGCCGACCAGGCTGGGAGGAAGGCTTTGCGTGAGTTGGGCAATCGTTTTGAATTGCTGATCTAAGAGAGCGTCATTGGCGCCGAGATAAACAAGGCCAAAGGTCTCAAAGCGCAAACTGACCCCACCGGCGGGTTCTACAACAATTGCTTTCAGTGGTCGACCGAGTTGGTCTCGTTGTTGAAGGATGCGGGCGATGACGGCCCGTCGATTGGAAATCCAGCCTTCGACTTTCACAGCGCTTGCAGGCTTTTTCCCTTTCCTGACTAAATCTATCGGAATCCACTGAGCCTCGCGATCCACCATTCCCCGCTCGATTCCATCGGGCCCCACGCGGGTGGCAGCCGCGATGGGTCGGCGTTCAACGAGTTGGATGTCGAGGCCTGGAGGGAGAAGACGCCGCTGAACGGAAACCCCCTGCACGGGAAGCTTCTGCATCAATTTGGTCTCGATCTGACGCGGCTCAAGGCTCAGCAGTGATTGAGGAAAGGAGAGGCCTGCAGCCTTCATCACCACGTTTTCGTTTATGCGCGCGCTTCCACTGATCTGGATTTGCGTAGCGGATCGCAGGCTCCAGCCCAGGGTCAGCAATAACCAACTCAATCCCGTGGCGGTGAGGAGAAAAAAAACAAGTCTCCACAATTGAATCAGGCGTTCTTGCCTGCGCTCCTGACTCAGCCTTCGACGCCGTTTCACGCCAGGGGGAAGGGGGCCTTGGCCATTGCGTTTGCCGAGCTTGCGGCCCTTCTTACTGGAAGCGTCTGTGCTCACAAGTCGCAGCGTGCACGAGACATGAGCTGATCCATCCAACGTCGGGCACGATCGGCATCCGCAAAGGGCACGTCGAGCTGACGACCATCCCCGATCAGCCTGAGACGGCAGCGACCTTGCGATTCGCTGGCCAGCGGGGCCTCCCCTGATGCCAAGGCCATGAGTTCGACTAGTTCAAGGCCCTTGATCACAAAGTGCCCCTCCTCTTGAAAAGATCCAGCACTGAAGCTGCTCCAGCGCAGTTTTCCATCCTTGAGAAGTGCTGCGCCGCAGCCATCGAGTTTGGCCAACTCCGACCCTTCGCTCCAGGTTCGGAACAGATTTTGACGACGGCGCTCCAGCCACCCCAGTGCTACAAGCAACACAAAGGCGACGAGCAGCGGAAGCCAGAGCAGACCTTCAATCATCGCTTGTCTGGATGTTGATTCATTCTCGCGCCGTGTGGACCAGCTGGGCCACTAGGTCGGGTAAAGCGACACCACTGGCCTCCCAAAGCATGGGATACATGCTTTGGGAGGTGAATCCAGGCAGGGTGTTGATCTCGTTGAGCCAGACCTCACCTGTTTGTTCGTCGTAAAAAACATCCACCCTTGCCAAGCCATAGGCGTGAACAGCCGTACAGGCTTGCAGGGCAATCGCTTGTATTTGAGCGCTCACCTGGTCGGGAAGTGGGGCTGGAATCAACGTTTGGCTGCAGCCCACGGTGTATTTGGTGTCGTAGTCATACCAATCGGCCTCAAAGCTGATTTCACCCACAACGGAAGCCTTGAGCTGTTGCCGTCCGAGGACGGCGCATTCCAACTCGCGAGCGGAGACGCCACGCTCCACGACGAGTCGGCTGTCATGGCGTGCCGCTTCCCGCAAGCCTTCAAGCAGTTGGTCTCGATCACGGGCTTTGCTGATCCCTACCGATGAGCCCATGTTTGCTGGTTTGACAAAACACGGATATCCCAATTCCGCTTCGATCCTGGCGACCAGTTTGTTTTGTTGTTCAGAGTGATGGAGGTCTGCAGCGTTCAGACCCACATAGGGGACTTGGGGGAGGCCTGCGGCGGCGAAAGCGGCTTTCATCGCCAGTTTGTCCATTCCAACGGCTGAACCGAGCACGCCGGAGCCCACATAGGGCTGCCCCATCAGGGTGAATAACCCTTGCACGGTGCCGTCTTCTCCATTGGGACCATGCAGCACCGGGTACCAAACATCCACGCGATCGTTGTCGATCGGCAGGGAACGGAAGCCCGCTGGCGGTAGGGGCTGGGGAAGGCTTTCCTCTGCAGGTGCTTGCTTTTGCTCAAGAACGCTGAGGGCAATGCGCTCGGGCCACCACCGTCCCGCCTGATCGATGTACAGCGGAACCACCTCAAAGCG
This portion of the Synechococcus sp. ROS8604 genome encodes:
- a CDS encoding cell division protein FtsQ/DivIB; the encoded protein is MSTDASSKKGRKLGKRNGQGPLPPGVKRRRRLSQERRQERLIQLWRLVFFLLTATGLSWLLLTLGWSLRSATQIQISGSARINENVVMKAAGLSFPQSLLSLEPRQIETKLMQKLPVQGVSVQRRLLPPGLDIQLVERRPIAAATRVGPDGIERGMVDREAQWIPIDLVRKGKKPASAVKVEGWISNRRAVIARILQQRDQLGRPLKAIVVEPAGGVSLRFETFGLVYLGANDALLDQQFKTIAQLTQSLPPSLVGVSSEGLDLSDPSQPELKLRPKPKKAAP
- the hemW gene encoding radical SAM family heme chaperone HemW, encoding MTASAPRSAYLHIPFCHRRCFYCDFAVVPLGDRADADGGSGSGSIETYLAQLRAEIHLSPPAPPLATVYVGGGTPSLLRPDQLAALLQQLRGRFGFQDGAEITLEMDPATFERRDLHALVDAGVTRVSLGGQSFDDVRLAALGRRHRRKDLLEACHWLQECLQAGGLQSWSLDLIRNLPDQGDQEWEGQLEQAVVLQAPHLSIYDLSLEPGTVFAWREKRGELAIPEEDAAADRIAFTTRRLRRAGYCRYEISNFARPGHASRHNRVYWSGAGWWAFGLGATSAPWGERMARPRTREAYASWLKEQGQKLDSSLIRGSAESLPLDDRLLVGLRCHEGVNLWELAGRCGWNERRCSRDLPALEARWQPFLASGMMERYGRRWRLSDPEGMAVSNQVLVEVVEWWELLPDPVAPSASF
- the ftsZ gene encoding cell division protein FtsZ → MEIVSSEMSSAMNPEGISPSQSARIEVIGVGGGGSNAVNRMILSDLEGVAYRVLNTDAQALIQSAADNRVQLGQALTRGLGAGGNPSIGQKAAEESRADLQQALQGADLVFIAAGMGGGTGTGAAPVVAEVAKESGALTVGIVTKPFSFEGRRRMRQADEGIARLAQHVDTLIVIPNDRLRDAIAGAPLQEAFRSADDVLRMGVKGISDIITLPGLVNVDFADVRSVMTEAGTALLGIGVGSGRSRAVEAAQTAINSPLLEAARIDGANGCVINISGGRDMTLEDMTTASEVIYDVVDPEANIIVGAVVDERLEGEIHVTVIATGFEDGNPYRSERSTLRPAVSAFEPSTPTNVAPESGARIPDFLRQRQQRQSDS
- a CDS encoding D-alanine--D-alanine ligase family protein, producing the protein MPSSPLRIGVVFGGASGEHAVSIRSAITVINALQAGGNRDRFEVVPLYIDQAGRWWPERIALSVLEQKQAPAEESLPQPLPPAGFRSLPIDNDRVDVWYPVLHGPNGEDGTVQGLFTLMGQPYVGSGVLGSAVGMDKLAMKAAFAAAGLPQVPYVGLNAADLHHSEQQNKLVARIEAELGYPCFVKPANMGSSVGISKARDRDQLLEGLREAARHDSRLVVERGVSARELECAVLGRQQLKASVVGEISFEADWYDYDTKYTVGCSQTLIPAPLPDQVSAQIQAIALQACTAVHAYGLARVDVFYDEQTGEVWLNEINTLPGFTSQSMYPMLWEASGVALPDLVAQLVHTARE
- the panB gene encoding 3-methyl-2-oxobutanoate hydroxymethyltransferase gives rise to the protein MRPAELIRFKQSGRAITMLTAWDGLSAALVEEAGADVVLVGDSLAMVVLGHATTLPVTLEQMLHHSQAVCRGLSKPLAERPLVVCDLPFLSYQCGLDRAVAAAGTILKESDAAAVKLEGGEPEVVAVVDRLVRMGIPVMGHLGLTPQAVHRLGYRRQAIDPRSQDKLHRQAQALEDAGCFSLVVEHVPSELAGRLRRNLSIPVIGIGAGSDCDGQVSVTADLLGLTPSQPPFSPARMQGRELSISALKSWLTEQRDQGATPTTPPPPQAPDC
- a CDS encoding PIN/TRAM domain-containing protein, encoding MVEVLILVLFLISGGATGWMGVHLLPQEMLDDVTDVQRVRLGLTGLGTAIGLVAGLVFKRLRLQLMQQVRTMPTDLLISRSVGLILGLLVANLLLAPILLLPLAGGVTLVKPLAAVLSNVFFGVLGYNLAEVHGRTLLRLFNPTSTEALLVADGVLTPATPKILDTSVIIDGRIRGMLACGLLEGQAIVAQTVIDEMQQLADSTNLEKRAKGRRGLKLLRDLRDTYGRRLVINSTRYEGTGTDDRLLLLAGDTGGTLVTADFNLAQVAEVKEIKVMNLSELVIALRPEVQPGDELLLKIVREGKEESQGVGYLEDGTMVVVEEGRSLIGSRQPVVVTGALQTPTGRMVFARRDKNGARNNRSSKSSKGKAARTDSAEEQPSS